A part of Capsicum annuum cultivar UCD-10X-F1 chromosome 6, UCD10Xv1.1, whole genome shotgun sequence genomic DNA contains:
- the LOC107875276 gene encoding non-specific lipid transfer protein GPI-anchored 5, protein MKMLTSAVFVVLAIIAIQVSGQSDDCQQVIVGLAPCLDYIQGNATKPSSGCCTQLATIVKNQPQCLCQVVNGGSASSMGINVNQTQAMALPKACNVQTPSVNICKATTPSGSPGSPSTPSGGSKGEPSGNSGYRVKLPYSLLFTLVVAASFATVFTI, encoded by the exons atgaagatgTTAACAAGTGCAGTTTTTGTGGTTTTGGCTATTATTGCAATACAAGTTAGTGGTCAATCAGATGATTGCCAACAAGTGATAGTTGGATTAGCACCATGTTTGGATTATATACAAGGGAATGCCACAAAACCGTCATCAGGATGTTGTACACAACTAGCCACTATTGTGAAAAATCAGCCACAATGTTTGTGTCAAGTGGTTAATGGTGGTTCTGCATCTTCTATGGGAATTAATGTGAATCAAACACAAGCTATGGCTCTTCCAAAAGCTTGTAATGTTCAGACTCCCTCTGTTAATATCTGTAAAG CTACTACTCCATCTGGTTCTCCAGGGTCTCCTTCTACTCCTTCAG GTGGATCTAAGGGTGAACCAAGTGGAAATTCAGGATACAGAGTCAAGCTGCCATATTCTCTCTTGTTTACCCTTGTAGTTGCAGCATCATTTGCCACGGTATTCACCATCTAA